The Natribaculum luteum genome contains the following window.
CCACCACGAGGATCGTCCCCGACAGTTCGGCGGGGTCGACCTGCGGAACGAACTGCTGGACGACACCGAGTCCGTTCAACTCGTCGCCGTCGCTCACCGCCTGCACGTAGAGGGTCTTCCCCGGCTTTGCGCCGTTTATCACGGCGACCGGCAGCCCGAACGAGGCCCCGTCTCTGGTCTCGCCGACCTCGAGACGGCCCGTATCGATCTCACCCGGGGCCGCGCTCGCCGTTCCGAGCGTCGTCGTCATGTGGGCGACGACGGGCGCGCCTGCCTTTACTGGTTCGGTTACATCTATCTGACGGGGCCGAGTTCGACGACGAGTGCGTCGAACGGAGCCGGTCGCGATTCGAGCCTGCGATCCCGTGCCGAGCCGGGAAACCAACGACAAAGAGTGTCGAGTCACAACCACAGGGACACTGATGAGTCTCGAGGAAGAAGCACCCTCACGGGACGACGCCGACCCGTTCGACGCGTTCCGGCAGTTTTTCGCCCTCGAGCGTGACGTCCTGGTCCTCTCGCTTGCGATGTTCGCGTTCAGTCTGGGCTTCCAGATGACCAGCCGGTACATGGCCGAGTACATCTACGCGCTTGGCGCGGGAGCGCTGGTGGTCGGTCTGTTCGGCTCTGTCGGCAACGTCGTCAGCGCGCTCTACCCCTATCCGGGCGGAGCGATCTCCGACCGGATCGGCTCCCGGTACGCGCTGACAGTCTTCGGCCTGCTGTCGACGATCGGGTTCGTCGTCTGGCTCGTCGCTCCCTGGCTCGGCCCGCTGGCGATCCCCGCGGTCTTCGCCGGACTCTTTCTCTCCCAGGCCTGGAAGTCGTTCGGTCTCGGGGCGTCGTTCGCCATCGTCAAGCAGGCGGTGTCGCCCTCCCGGCTGGCGGCGGGCTTCGCCAGTACCGAGACGTTCCGGCGGACGGCCTTCCTCGTCGGCCCGCTGATCGCCGCCGCCCTCTTCTACCCGTTCGGCTCGAGCGACGCCGACGTCGTCCTCGCCTTCCAGTTGATCCTCGCCGTCGCAGTCGTCTTCGGCGTCCTCGGAACCGTCGCTCAGCACGTCCTCTACGACTCGAGTGGCGACAGCTTCGGGACGGAGTTCGCGGGCGTTTCGCAACTCGTCGCGGACCTCCAGAACCTCCCACCGGAACTGCGGCCCCTGCTGGTGGGCGACACCCTGGTCCGGTTCGGCAACGGCATGGTCTACGCCTTCTTCGTCGTCGTCGTCACCCGCTTCCTCGAGGTCGGCCTCTCGCTGTCGCTGCCCGTCGTCGGGACGCTCTCGCTGTCGCCGCAGTCGTACTTCGGCCTCCTGCTCGGCCTCGAGATGCTGGTCGCGTTGCTCACGATGATCCCGGTCGCGAAGGCCGCCGAACGCGTCGGACTGAAACCTGTCGTCGGCCTCGGCTTTCTCGTCTACGCGGTCTTCCCGGTCCTGTTGATCACTGCACCCCCGGACGCCGCCGTCCTCGCCGTCCTCTTTGCGTTCTCGGGGCTGCGCTTTGCCGGCCTGCCAGCACACAAGGCGCTCATCGTCGGCCCTGCGGAGATGGGAACCGGCGGGCGCGTGACGGGCGCGTACTACCTCGTCCGGAACCTGCTCGTGATCCCGAGTGCAGTACTCGGCGGCCTCCTCTACGGCGGCGTCTCGAGTCCGCTGACCGGCGAGGCCGTCTTCGCCGGCAGTCCCGTCCTCGCGTTCGCCGTCGCCAGCGTCGTCGGTCTGGTCGGCACCGGCTACTTCGTCGTCTTCGGCGAGGAGTTCGAGGCGTACGCCCGATAGTGATGGCTGTCTGTCCCTGTATATCGAGGAGACTGTGACCCGTCTTGTGGCTGCCCGGAACGGACTCACAACCATCGTTACGAACCGCGTGGGAGGTTTCGACGCGGTTTTGGTCCCGTGGGAACTACACTCGAGCGTGTCACAGGATCGACCCGAGCGGCCGCCGACGGCGCGGTTCCTCGACGCACTCGAGGTCAAACGAAACGCGAAGATCGGCCTCCTGAGCGGCGTCGTCGTCGCGACGGCGCTTTTCGTCTTCTTCGTCGCCCTCGCACCCGACACGAGGGGGAGTCCGATCTACTACGTCGGGCTGGCGTTCGTCGTCGCAACGACGCTCGCCGGTGCCATCGCAGTCGTGTTGACGATCCGATCGGCGATCGCGCTCTCGCGGGAACTCGAGGACGTCGACCGACCCGAGGACGTCTAGACGAGTTCCTCGAGTCGGTCTGCGCCCGACCGGGTCCCTTTCGCAAGGACGACGTCCCCGGCGTGGAGTTTCGTCTCGGGACCCGGCTGGATCTCCCACTCGTCGTCCGCCACGTTAGGAGAGCCACGCGGGCGACGGACGGCGATGATTCGCATTCCCGTCTCCGTGCGGACCATCTGCTCGCCGAGCGTCGCGCCGTCGAGTGTGCTTTCCTCGCCGACGGTGCGACGGACGATCACCTCGTCGCTCTCCGAGACGGCTTCGGCGACGACCGGGTGCGTTCCGAGCCCGCGGAGGACGCCCTCGCTGATCTCGAGGGCGGCGTCGCTGATCACCTCCGTGCTCTGGGCGAGGTGGACCAGCCCGCGCAGGTCGACGGGGTCGTCGACGCGGGAGGCCGCCCGGAGCGTCCACGCCTCGAACCGGGACTCGAGCTGATCGACCTCGGCCTCGAGGGCGGCGACCTCCTCGGCGAGGTCCGTGCTGTCGTACAGCACTGCGCCGTAGGCGAGGTCGACGGCGAGTTCGCTCATGTTCTTCATGAGGACGATGGCGTCGACGGCCCGCTCCAGGTCGGCGATCCCGGGTTCGGCCGCCGCCGGCGTCTCGTAGGGATCGCCGGTGACGGTCTCGTAGACCGGTCCGAGGTTCTCCTCGGACCCACGCAGGAGCACGACGTCGACGGGCTCGAGGACGGTGTCGAAGTTGGGGTCGAGCAACCACTCGCCGCGTCGCCTGATGGCGATCACGCGAACGCCGGTCTCGGTCTCCAAGTTGATTTCGCCGAGGCTTCGACCGGCGAACCGGGAGTCGTCGTCGACGGTCGCACGGACGATCGACTCGATCGCTTCGGGCAGGGCCGTCCGCATCGCGTCCGGGAGTCCGATCTCTTCCAGGACGACCTTGGCGATGTCGCCCGCGGCGTCGGAGACCTTCTCGGCGGCCCCGACAACGCCGAGTACCGGTGCGAGCTGTTCTGCGTCGTCGGTGCTCCGGGCGGCCATCAACAGGCTCATCCGGGCCTGCAGCTGGAGGATGTCCATGCGCTCTTCGAGCGCGAGTACCTCCTCTGCGACCTCCGCGCTACCGAACAGCACCGCCGAGTACGACAGGTCGATCAATAGCTCGGCGGTGTCTTTCATCTCCGCGAGCACCTCCTTGACGCTGACTGGGCGGTACTCGACGTCCCGGGCGTCCATATAGTAAGTCTTCCCCGGCGGGTGAGAAAAACGTTACCGACTGTGCGGAAACGGCGTGGAGAACGTCGTGAGACGAACTCGAGTTCCACGTCCGTCGACGGGTTTCACCGGGTTCTGCATTGAAAAAGACAATACTTTTCCAGAGGCGTGCGAAAGTCATCACCATGGCTGACGACCTCAAGAAAGGGCTAGAGGGTGTGCTCGTCGCTGAGTCCGAGCTCAGCTCGATCGATGGTGACGAAGGCCGGTTGATCTACCGCGGGTACACCATCGAAGACCTGGCTCGAAACGCCAGTTACGAAGAAGTCCTGTACCTGCTCTGGCACGGCCACCTTCCGGACGAGGGGGAACTCACGACGTTCGCCGACGCGATGGCGGCAGAACGCGAGGTCGACGACGGCGTCCTCGAGACGGTCCAGATGCTCGCCGACGCCGACGAGGAGCCGATGGCCGCCCTCCGAACTGTCGTCTCGGAGCTATCGGCGTTCGACCCCGACGCGGGCGCCGAACCGACCGACCGCGAGGCGAACCTCTGCAAGGGTCGTCGCATCACGGCGAAGGTCCCGACCGTCCTCGCCGCGTTCGAACGCGCCCGCCGCGGCAAACCGTTCCTGTCCCCACGGGAGGACCTCGGCCACGCCGAGAACTTCCTCTACATGCTAAACGGCGAAGAGCCCGACGAGGTGCTCGCCGAGACGTTCGACCAGGCGCTCGTCCTCCACGCCGACCACGGCCTCAACGCCTCGACGTTCTCCGCGATGGTCACCGCGAGTACGCTCGCCGACCTCCACGCCGCGATCACGAGCGCGATCGGCACGCTCTCCGGAAGCCTCCACGGCGGCGCGAACCAGGACGTCATGCAGATGCTCAAGGAGGTCGACGAGAGCGAGATGGAACCCCTCGAGTGGGTCGAGACCGCCCTGGAGGAGGGACGGCGGGTTCCCGGCTTCGGCCACCGCGTCTACAACGTCAAAGACCCTCGCGCGAAGATCCTCGGCGAGAAGTCCGAGGCGCTGGGTGAGGCCGCAGGCGACATGAAGTGGTACGAGATGAGCGTCACCATCGAAAACCACCTCAGCGAAGAGAAGGGGCTCGCGCCGAACGTCGACTTCTACTCGGCGTCGACGTACTACCAGATGGGTATCCCGGTCGACATCTACACGCCCATCTTCGCCATGTCCCGCGTCGGCGGCTGGATCGCCCACGTCTTAGAGCAGTACGACGACAACCGCCTGATTCGACCGCGCTCGCGGTACGTCGGTCCCGACCCGATGGAGACGGAGTTCGTCCCGCTCGAGGACCGGTAACGCGACGACCCTCGTTCTTTCGTACGGTCTGCTGTACCTGTGTCCCAGAGCAACCGCAAACGGTTGGCGGTTGCCCCGGTAACGACGTACGGCGGTCCGGCTGAGGCCACACTCGAGGCCGACCCCAGCGTCTGGCAGCGAACGGCTACTGCCCCGACCACTCGGGTTCGCGACCGTCGAGGAAGGCGTCGATCCCCTCGGCAGCGTCGTCGGTGGTGCACAGCGCGGCGAACCGCTCGTTCGAGTACTCGAGTGCCTCCTCGTACTCCATGTCGGCCATCTCGTAGTACGCTCGCTTGCCCAGCTGGACGGCGGTCGGGCTCTTCGTCGCGATCGTGTCCGCGAGTTCTCTGGCGGTCTCCTGGAGCCGATCCTCGGGGACGACGCGGTTGGCCAGCCCCCACTCGAGGGCCGTCTCGGCGTCGACGAGTTCGCCGGTCAGCAAGAGCTCGAGACACCGCTTCTCGGTGACCGAGTTCATGATCGGCACCGCAGGCCCCATACAGAAGAGGCCGACTTTGGGCGCAGTCGCGCCGAGTTTCGTCCCCTCGGCGAGGACCGCGAGGTCGCAGGCGGCGACCAGTCCGAGCCCATTTGCGGCGGCGTGGCCGTGTGCGGCGGCGATGACCGGCGTCCCCATGCTGACGAGCGTCCGGAACGGCTCTTCCATCCGGGCGACCCACCGTTCGTACTCCGCTTTCGTATCGTAGTCGGCGTGCTCCGAGACGTCGATCCCCGCAGAGAACGCGTCGCCAGCGCCGGCGACGACGATCGCACGGACGTCGTCGTCCGCCTCGAGGGCCTCGAGCGCGTCGTCCAGGTCGACGGCGAGTTGTGTGCTGAACGTGTTCATCGCTTCGGGCCGGTTCAGCGTGATCGTCGCGACGTGCTCGTCGGCGTCGACAGTGATGGTATCGTATTCCATACGCAGTGACCGCTCGCCATCAGTGTCAAACTTTTGGTGAGTGCGGTCGAGCGTCGGCCAGCGGTCACACAAATATTATTTCGACAATAATTTCACGGTTCGAAGAGGTGAATGACGCGCGTCTGCTCACCGTCAGACAGTCAGCTCACACCGCCGCCTTCTTGCGGTTACACTTTCAGGTCGCGTGCATGAGATTTATATACTCTGCGATCCCCTGTTCACTCGCACGTCACACGCCGTGCACTCCCTGTATTCCCTGTCGTGCTGCCCGGCACCCGGCAGCACAATCTTAACAACACCCCACGAATAGTCGGCAGTATGCTCGAACTTTCAGATATTCTCGAGGCGCGTGAACGGGTACGGGAAACGTCTCGCCACACGCCGCTTACATACTCGTACACGTATTCGGCGATGACCAGTGCCGACGTCTCACTGAAACTCGAGAACTTCCAGCGGACGGGCGCGTTCAAGATCCGCGGGGCGACAAACCGTATCGCGACGCTCTCGGCGGCGGAGAAAGAGGCCGGGGTGGTCACCGCGAGTGCGGGCAATCACGCACAGGGAGTCGCGCTGGCGGCCTCCCGGGTGGGCGTCGACTCGAAGATCGTCATGCCCGAGAACGCACCGATCTCGAAGGTCAAAGCAACGCAAGCCTACGGTGCGGAGGTCGTCCTCGCCGGTGGAGACTACGACGAGGCCGCCGAGCGAGCCCACGAGATCGAACGCGGGGAGGGGCGAACGTACGTCCACGCGTTCGACGACGAGTACGTGATGGCCGGCCAGGGGACGATCGGCCTCGAGATCCTCGAAGACCGTCCCGACGTCGAGACCGTCGTCGTCCCGATCGGCGGCGGCGGCCTCATCAGCGGCATCGCGACCGCGATCAAAGAGAAAAAGCCCGACGCGCGGGTGATCGGCGTCCAGGCCGAGGGTGCCTCGAGTCTGGTCCAGTCA
Protein-coding sequences here:
- a CDS encoding MFS transporter, whose protein sequence is MSLEEEAPSRDDADPFDAFRQFFALERDVLVLSLAMFAFSLGFQMTSRYMAEYIYALGAGALVVGLFGSVGNVVSALYPYPGGAISDRIGSRYALTVFGLLSTIGFVVWLVAPWLGPLAIPAVFAGLFLSQAWKSFGLGASFAIVKQAVSPSRLAAGFASTETFRRTAFLVGPLIAAALFYPFGSSDADVVLAFQLILAVAVVFGVLGTVAQHVLYDSSGDSFGTEFAGVSQLVADLQNLPPELRPLLVGDTLVRFGNGMVYAFFVVVVTRFLEVGLSLSLPVVGTLSLSPQSYFGLLLGLEMLVALLTMIPVAKAAERVGLKPVVGLGFLVYAVFPVLLITAPPDAAVLAVLFAFSGLRFAGLPAHKALIVGPAEMGTGGRVTGAYYLVRNLLVIPSAVLGGLLYGGVSSPLTGEAVFAGSPVLAFAVASVVGLVGTGYFVVFGEEFEAYAR
- a CDS encoding enoyl-CoA hydratase/isomerase family protein, yielding MEYDTITVDADEHVATITLNRPEAMNTFSTQLAVDLDDALEALEADDDVRAIVVAGAGDAFSAGIDVSEHADYDTKAEYERWVARMEEPFRTLVSMGTPVIAAAHGHAAANGLGLVAACDLAVLAEGTKLGATAPKVGLFCMGPAVPIMNSVTEKRCLELLLTGELVDAETALEWGLANRVVPEDRLQETARELADTIATKSPTAVQLGKRAYYEMADMEYEEALEYSNERFAALCTTDDAAEGIDAFLDGREPEWSGQ
- a CDS encoding DUF7536 family protein — its product is MSQDRPERPPTARFLDALEVKRNAKIGLLSGVVVATALFVFFVALAPDTRGSPIYYVGLAFVVATTLAGAIAVVLTIRSAIALSRELEDVDRPEDV
- the citZ gene encoding citrate synthase; the protein is MADDLKKGLEGVLVAESELSSIDGDEGRLIYRGYTIEDLARNASYEEVLYLLWHGHLPDEGELTTFADAMAAEREVDDGVLETVQMLADADEEPMAALRTVVSELSAFDPDAGAEPTDREANLCKGRRITAKVPTVLAAFERARRGKPFLSPREDLGHAENFLYMLNGEEPDEVLAETFDQALVLHADHGLNASTFSAMVTASTLADLHAAITSAIGTLSGSLHGGANQDVMQMLKEVDESEMEPLEWVETALEEGRRVPGFGHRVYNVKDPRAKILGEKSEALGEAAGDMKWYEMSVTIENHLSEEKGLAPNVDFYSASTYYQMGIPVDIYTPIFAMSRVGGWIAHVLEQYDDNRLIRPRSRYVGPDPMETEFVPLEDR
- the ilvA gene encoding threonine ammonia-lyase; protein product: MLELSDILEARERVRETSRHTPLTYSYTYSAMTSADVSLKLENFQRTGAFKIRGATNRIATLSAAEKEAGVVTASAGNHAQGVALAASRVGVDSKIVMPENAPISKVKATQAYGAEVVLAGGDYDEAAERAHEIERGEGRTYVHAFDDEYVMAGQGTIGLEILEDRPDVETVVVPIGGGGLISGIATAIKEKKPDARVIGVQAEGASSLVQSLEKGEVVTREGVETIADGIATRSVGEKTFPIIERYVDEVVTVSDPEIAMAVVYLLERSKTLVEGAGAVSLAAMLFEKFDFDDDEVIVPTISGGNIDLNTLTTVIVRGLVETGRYLKIRTVLKDRPGALEDLLAIISGHRANIYAIQHDRTSRDIGMSDTEVEIDLETRGHDHVEELIAAVEKQGYEVEVLV
- a CDS encoding potassium channel family protein translates to MDARDVEYRPVSVKEVLAEMKDTAELLIDLSYSAVLFGSAEVAEEVLALEERMDILQLQARMSLLMAARSTDDAEQLAPVLGVVGAAEKVSDAAGDIAKVVLEEIGLPDAMRTALPEAIESIVRATVDDDSRFAGRSLGEINLETETGVRVIAIRRRGEWLLDPNFDTVLEPVDVVLLRGSEENLGPVYETVTGDPYETPAAAEPGIADLERAVDAIVLMKNMSELAVDLAYGAVLYDSTDLAEEVAALEAEVDQLESRFEAWTLRAASRVDDPVDLRGLVHLAQSTEVISDAALEISEGVLRGLGTHPVVAEAVSESDEVIVRRTVGEESTLDGATLGEQMVRTETGMRIIAVRRPRGSPNVADDEWEIQPGPETKLHAGDVVLAKGTRSGADRLEELV